A segment of the Sphingomonas kaistensis genome:
GAGCCGCGATCAGGCCGGCGAGAGCCGCCTCCAGAGCCTCGAGGCGCAGAACGATTATCTTGCCCGCAGCGCGACCGAACTGCGCGACGTCGAGGCGGCGCTGAACGAGGTCGTCCCCAAGCTTGCCGCCGCGCGCGACCAGCTCGCCCGGACGGTCATCCGCAGCCCGGCGTCGGGCACGGTGGTCGGCCTGCAGGTGTTCACTCCGGGCGGCGTCATCGCCGCGGGCCAGCGGCTAATGGACGTGGTCCCCGACCGCGCCGGCTTGCATGTCGAAGGGCGGTTGACCGTCAACGACGGCGACGACGTGATGCCGGGGCAGACCGCTTTTGTCCGCTTCGATTCCCTCCACGAGCGTTCGCTTCCGCCGCTCGAGGGCATTGTCACGCGGGTGTCGGCCGACAGCTTCACCGACGAAAAGACCGGCGAAAGCTATTTCACCGCCGCGGTCGAGGTTAAACCCTCCCAGCTCGCCCTGCTCAAGGACGTGCGCGGGCCCGACTTCCAGCTTCGCGCAGGCATGCCGGTGACGATCGAGATCCCGGTCCGCCGGAGGACCGCGCTGCAATACATGCTCGAACCGCTGACCGCAGCCATGCGCAAGGCCGGCCGCGAGCATTGATCGGCCAATAACGAGGGCCTGCACCGTCGGCCGTCACTGTCCTTGCCCTCGGGCGAGCGGTGGTTCACTTTGACGGCAAGTCTCTTCCGGCCCGGTGCGAGCGTGAATTTTTGCTCGCGGCAACGGCTCGGTAAGTAGCCACAGCATAAAGCGTGAGTGGCTGTCGACGCACGCAGTTGAATGTGGAGATCCAGTTGGAGAAGCGTGTATCGGCAGGCGGGGAGCGGGTGAAGATCGCGGTTGCGGTCTGCACCTTCAAGCGCAACGACCTGCTGGCGCGGCTGCTGACCTCGCTGGAAGCAGCCGCAAGACAGGTTGCCGACCAGGCCGAAGTCGGTGTCGCGCTGGTCGACGATACGCCGGAAGGGCAGGCGAGGCCCGTTGCGGAAGCCTTCGCGGATCGGTTCGGCCTTGGCCTCGCTTACGCGATCTCCGGCAAGAAGAACATTTCACTGGCGCGCAACCTTGCGTTGGAGACCGCCATCGGAATGGCGGACTGGACGGCCATGACCGACGATGACTGCGAGGTTCCGTCCCACTGGCTGGAGGCCATGCTGGCGGCGCAGCAATCGACCGGTGCCCAAGCTGTCACAGGGCGGATGGTCCGGAGAGTTCCCGAGGGCTCGCCGAAATGGATCGTCGACGAACCCTTTCTCGAGCTTGGCGTCGACGAATGGCCGGACGGTGCCGAGCTGACCTCCGCCGCCACCTTCAATACGATGATCTCGAACGAGTGGCTGAAGCGCCACTCCGACGTCCGTTTCGATCCACATTTCGGCGTTATCGGCGGTGAGGACATGGTGTTCTTCCGGGCCGCCCATGCGGCTGGGCTGACCATCCGCTATGCGAAGCAAGGCTTCGTTTACGAGAACGAACCGGCGGACCGCGCAACACTCGCCTATCAGCTCTACGCCTACTTCTGGCATGGCAACAGCGCCGCCCTGTCCTCGATGCAGAGCGGCGTCTCGCGCGGTCGCATGACCGTGCACGCCGGGGCCTCGCTTGCGCGAGCATTCTTGCGGCCGGTCAAGAGGCTGGCTTCCGGCCAAAAGCCTCAGCTGCGATTCACCCTTGCCCAGATCCTGCATGCCACTGGCAAGGGTCTTGGGACATTCGGTCTTCGCGTGGAGCATCGTTGAATCGTGCGGATATTATTTGCTCTACCTGGCCTTCACCGATTCGGCCGAGGCGCAGAAATCGTCTTCGAGAACATCGCCCAGGAGATTGCGACGACCGGGAGGCACGAGGTGACCCTGGTGGGCTCGGGTCAGGCGCGGGACGATCGCGCCTACCAATTCATCCATGTGCCTGCCGCCTCCCGGGAACGCTTCGAGCGCTGGCCGACCATGCCCTTCCTTCGTCATCACTTCATGTACGAGGAACTGACCTTCGCGGCGGGCTTGCTGCACCTGCCCGCAATGGCCACGACCGACGTCACCGTCACCTGCAGCTTCCCCTACGTGAATTGGGCCTTGCGCCGTCCCCGCCGGGGCGGGAGACCGCCGCACGTCTTCGTGACCCAGAATGGAGATTGGGCGCCACGCGGCGAGGGACCTGAACCGTCGCTATTCTCCTGCGAGGGCCTGATCTGCACGAACCCTCTCTACTTCGAACGCAATCGCGGTCGCTGGAATTCCTGCCTCATTCCCAACGGGGTCGACCCGCTGCGCTTCTCACCGGGTCCTGCACGGCGGGCCGAACTCGGGCTGCCGGTCGACCGGAAGATCGTGCTGATGGTCAGTGCGCTTGAGCCAGGCAAGCGCGTGCTTGAAGCCATTGAATCCTTTGCCGACGTGCCCAATGCGATGCTGGTGGTTGCCGGAGACGGTCCGCTGCGGAGCGACGTCGATCAACTCGCCGACCGGCTTATCCCCGGGCGCTTCATGCGCGCAACCTTCCGTCACGAGCAGATGCCCGATCTCTACCGAAGCGCAGACGTGTTCCTGCATACCAAGATCCGGGAGTCCTTCGGCAACGTCTATGTGGAGGCGCTCAGCTGCGGGACCCCGATCGTCGCCCACGACGACGAAGTCGCGCGGTGGATCCTCGAGGACCATGCCGTACTGGTCGACACTGAATCCAAGGCCAAACTGTCTGCTGCAATTCGCCAGACCCTTGACCTTGGCCAGCGGAGCGATGCCGCCAACTGGGCGCATGAACGCTACAGCTGGAAAGTGATTGCCCGGCGCTATTCGGAATTTCTGGAATCAGTTGCGGCAACCAACGGCCGCTCCTGAGCTCTCCGGCGGCACTTGGCCCGGCCATGTAAAGCTTGACGTCTCGAAAGCGATCTTGTCAGCCCCAGCGCAAAATACATCGGAGAGTCAGTTGAATTCGCGAACACCGCAGACAGATCGCAAGTTGCGGTCCGCTATCGTTGGAAGCGGCTTCATTGCCGATTTCCACCTCCGGGGCATCATCCACGATGTGGCGGCGGAGCTCGTCGCTGTGTGCGACACGAATCTCGTACGGGCCGAGGCGTTGGCCAGTGGCCAAGGCGCGAAGGCCTATCAGTCCCTCGATCAGATGCTCGCCGAACAGCAGATCGATGTCGTCCATATCCTGACGCCGCCCGACACTCATCATGCCCTCGCCGAGAAGGTGTTGCAGGCGGGTAGTCACGTTTTCGTCGAAAAGCCGATGTGCGCGTCGACGTCCGAAACCAGCGATCTTCTTGAGACCGCGGCGGAAGCCGGCCTCAAGATCGGCGTGAACCATAACCTGACCTTCCTGTCATCGTTCGAGCGTCTGCGGCAGCATGTTCACTCGGGTGCGCTCGGACCGATCGACTATCTCAGCATCACCCATCTCAGCGAGTTGCCGGTGATGCGCATGGGGCCCTTCAACAACTGGATCGTCCGCGAACCCGGCAATGCCTTGATGGAGATCGGTTCGCACCTCGTGTCGGAACTGCTCGACCTCGCCGGCGAGCCGGACCGCATGTCGGTGATCGCAGACCGCCCGCTCGACATACCCGGGGGTGGCACGGCCTACCGGCGCTGGCGCGTCGCTGGTGACGTGGGCTCGACCGCAATCGACCTCACCATGAACTTCGGTCCCGGCTTCCCGCAGCGCACCATCATGGTCCGTGGATTGCTCGGAACAGGTCTGTGCGACCTGAACGCCAATACCTGCGTGATCGATCGTCGAACGTCGTCCGGACTGGACTTCGATCGCCGTGCCCGAACCTTGGATCAGGGGCGTCAGCTCCGGAAGCAGGCGAGCTCGAACATCGCCAATGTTCTGTTCGC
Coding sequences within it:
- a CDS encoding glycosyltransferase, producing the protein MEIQLEKRVSAGGERVKIAVAVCTFKRNDLLARLLTSLEAAARQVADQAEVGVALVDDTPEGQARPVAEAFADRFGLGLAYAISGKKNISLARNLALETAIGMADWTAMTDDDCEVPSHWLEAMLAAQQSTGAQAVTGRMVRRVPEGSPKWIVDEPFLELGVDEWPDGAELTSAATFNTMISNEWLKRHSDVRFDPHFGVIGGEDMVFFRAAHAAGLTIRYAKQGFVYENEPADRATLAYQLYAYFWHGNSAALSSMQSGVSRGRMTVHAGASLARAFLRPVKRLASGQKPQLRFTLAQILHATGKGLGTFGLRVEHR
- a CDS encoding glycosyltransferase; translated protein: MTLVGSGQARDDRAYQFIHVPAASRERFERWPTMPFLRHHFMYEELTFAAGLLHLPAMATTDVTVTCSFPYVNWALRRPRRGGRPPHVFVTQNGDWAPRGEGPEPSLFSCEGLICTNPLYFERNRGRWNSCLIPNGVDPLRFSPGPARRAELGLPVDRKIVLMVSALEPGKRVLEAIESFADVPNAMLVVAGDGPLRSDVDQLADRLIPGRFMRATFRHEQMPDLYRSADVFLHTKIRESFGNVYVEALSCGTPIVAHDDEVARWILEDHAVLVDTESKAKLSAAIRQTLDLGQRSDAANWAHERYSWKVIARRYSEFLESVAATNGRS